The Candidatus Dormiibacterota bacterium region CGAGGCCGAGGTGGTAGGCGGCGCCGATCTGCGGGATCCACTCGCGGAACTCCTCGAACTGGAAGGCGAGCACCAGGCCCTGCGGCCCCGGGCCGACGGCGTGGACCACCGGGTTCCTGGTGAAGGCGATCAGCAGGCCGGCGACCAGCCCGGCGGTTGCCAGGGTGCCGAGCACGGTGACCGCCTTGATCGCCCCCCGGTCGGAGCGGGGGACGAGCTGGAGCAGGATCGCGGTGCCCAGCGGGATCATCATCACCACGGTCAGCCAGGGCACGTTGGTCATCTCGCCCTCATCGCACGAACACCGCGAGCACGATCACGAAGGCGCTGGCGGCGACCAGCATGCCGGTGGCGTAGTCGCGCAGCCGGCCGGTCTGGAGCACCCGGAAGGTCTCCGACATCCAGGCCGCGCCCCGGCCCACCGCCTCGACCCAGCCGTCCGCGTAGACCGGCTCGACCACGGTGCGCAGGCCTCGGGCGACCTGCCGGGTGGGCCGCACCAGGATGGCGTCGTAGATCTCGTCGAAGTAGAACTTGTGCAGCGACAGCTGGGTGAGCGCCCGCGGCACCCGCGCCGCCACCACCTGGGCGTCGGGCCTGCGCTCGTACCACCACCGCCGCGCCAGCCCCGCGCCGATCAGGCTCGCGGCGGTGCCGAAGAGCACGGTGACGAAGCCCGCCAGCCGGCCCGGCTCGGTGATCACCTGCCCGCCGAAGGCGGTGAAGACCGGGTCGAGGAAGCTGCCGAGGATGAAGGGCCCGACCACCCCGGGGATGCCGGGGAGCAGGGCGAGGCCGACCACGGTGCTGAGCACGGCGAGGATGACGACCGGCAGCAGCATCACCGGCGGCGCCTCGTGGGCGGCGTAGGTGCGGGCGGTCTGCGGGTCGCCGCGGAAGACGGTGAAGTACAGCCGGAAGGCGTAGAGGCCGGTGAGCACGTTGACCCCGAGGCCGACGAGGTACAGGGTGGGCGCCAGCGGCCCGTGGCTGTAGCCGAGGCCGAGCAGCTCCTCCTTGCTGAAGAAGCCGGCCCAGATCGGGATGCCCGCCAGCGCCAGCGAGCCGGCGAGGAAGCACCGCTCGGTCTGCCGCATCGTCAGCCCGAGGCCCCCCATCAGCCGGATGTCCTGCTCGTCGTGGAGGGCGTGGATGACGTTGCCCGCCGCCATGAAGAGCAGCGCCTTGAAGACCGCGTGGGTGGCGAAGTGGAACATCCCCGCGCTGTAGGCCCCGATGCCCACGGCGAAGATCATCAGCCCGATCTGGGACATCGTCGAGTAGGCGATGACCCGCTTGATGTCGACCTGGCTCAGGGCGATGATGCCGGCCATCACCGCCGTGCCCATCCCCACGCAGGCGACCACGCCCTGGGCCACCGGGGCGAGGTCGAAGAGGGTGTGGAAGCGGGCGATCAGGTAGACGCCCGCGGTCACCATGGTGGCGGCGTGGATCAGCGCGCTCACCGGGGTGGGGCCCTCCATGGCGTCGGGCAGCCAGGTGTGGAGGGGGAACTGGGCGCTCTTGGCGAAGGCGCCCACCGCCAGGAGCAGGCAGATGCCGGTGATCAGCGCCCCACCCTGCGGGAAGGAGTCGCGGGCGTAGTGGAAGACCGTGTTCAGCTGGAGCGACGGCACCCTGAGGTTGGTGACGATCATGAAGGCGGCGATCACCAGGGCGACGTCGCCGATCACCTGGGTCACGAAGGCCTTGCGGGCCGCGGTCACCGCGCTCGGCCGGTCGTAGTAGTAGCCGATCAGCAGGTAGCTGCTCAGCGCCACCATCGCCCAGCCGATGATCAGGATCACCATGTCCCCGGCGAGCACCAGCAGCAGCATCGAGAAGATGAACAGGTTCATGTAGCTGAAGAACCGCCAGGGGGTCTCGTCCTCGGCCATGTAGCCGACGCTGTACCAGTGGATGAGGAACCCGACCCCGGTGATCACCAGGCACATCAGCACGCTGAGGGGGTCGATGGTGATGTCGACGTTCACCCGCAGGGCGCGGGGGCCGAGGTCGAGCCAGGGCCAGAGCGT contains the following coding sequences:
- the nuoL gene encoding NADH-quinone oxidoreductase subunit L translates to MSSTMAGTLAVLLFALPLAGCLGNALLGPRLGRRFCNILGPGVVLAAFACALVALVAVLGAHEDARSTTVTLWPWLDLGPRALRVNVDITIDPLSVLMCLVITGVGFLIHWYSVGYMAEDETPWRFFSYMNLFIFSMLLLVLAGDMVILIIGWAMVALSSYLLIGYYYDRPSAVTAARKAFVTQVIGDVALVIAAFMIVTNLRVPSLQLNTVFHYARDSFPQGGALITGICLLLAVGAFAKSAQFPLHTWLPDAMEGPTPVSALIHAATMVTAGVYLIARFHTLFDLAPVAQGVVACVGMGTAVMAGIIALSQVDIKRVIAYSTMSQIGLMIFAVGIGAYSAGMFHFATHAVFKALLFMAAGNVIHALHDEQDIRLMGGLGLTMRQTERCFLAGSLALAGIPIWAGFFSKEELLGLGYSHGPLAPTLYLVGLGVNVLTGLYAFRLYFTVFRGDPQTARTYAAHEAPPVMLLPVVILAVLSTVVGLALLPGIPGVVGPFILGSFLDPVFTAFGGQVITEPGRLAGFVTVLFGTAASLIGAGLARRWWYERRPDAQVVAARVPRALTQLSLHKFYFDEIYDAILVRPTRQVARGLRTVVEPVYADGWVEAVGRGAAWMSETFRVLQTGRLRDYATGMLVAASAFVIVLAVFVR